A genomic stretch from Actinomycetota bacterium includes:
- a CDS encoding helix-turn-helix domain-containing protein: protein MSARRNFNELRAAIDADPRRRARVEEFKRGARDSLTLFELRESQQLRQVDVADVLGVSQANVSRVEREGDVYLSTLRNYVTAIGGELEIRAVFPDREVKVMGLSMKGGGQVPASRKTGSRAAKAASKVLRDKRTSKASKTAAASALSQRAPKRSAKKSK, encoded by the coding sequence ATGAGCGCGAGACGAAACTTCAACGAGCTGCGGGCGGCTATCGACGCCGACCCTCGTCGGCGCGCTCGAGTCGAGGAGTTCAAGCGAGGAGCCAGGGACTCGCTAACGCTTTTCGAACTCCGAGAGTCGCAGCAGTTGCGGCAGGTCGATGTGGCCGATGTCCTCGGCGTCTCCCAAGCGAATGTCTCGCGTGTGGAACGCGAAGGTGATGTCTACCTCTCCACCCTGCGCAACTACGTGACCGCCATCGGCGGGGAGCTTGAAATCCGGGCTGTCTTCCCGGACCGGGAGGTCAAAGTGATGGGTCTCTCCATGAAGGGAGGTGGACAAGTGCCCGCATCGCGGAAGACAGGATCCAGGGCGGCCAAGGCCGCGTCGAAGGTTCTCCGTGACAAGAGGACCAGCAAGGCCTCGAAGACCGCAGCGGCGAGCGCGCTCAGCCAGCGTGCGCCAAAGCGTTCGGCGAAGAAATCGAAGTAG
- a CDS encoding type II toxin-antitoxin system RelE/ParE family toxin produces MAWEVEFTDEFGAWWNTLSEVEQDAIDAVVEILQEEGPGLRRPLVAPIEISRHSNMKELIPPKGNLRVLFIFDPRRMAILLIGGDKTGRWKQWYEHMVPIADRLYDEHLEELRREGELK; encoded by the coding sequence GTGGCTTGGGAGGTCGAGTTCACGGATGAATTCGGAGCCTGGTGGAACACCCTTTCCGAGGTGGAGCAGGATGCAATCGATGCTGTCGTTGAGATCCTCCAAGAAGAGGGTCCCGGGCTCCGGCGCCCCCTGGTGGCGCCCATCGAGATCTCCCGCCACTCGAACATGAAAGAGTTGATTCCGCCGAAGGGCAACTTGAGAGTGCTGTTCATCTTCGATCCGAGACGGATGGCGATCCTGCTCATCGGAGGTGACAAGACTGGGCGATGGAAGCAATGGTATGAGCACATGGTCCCGATTGCGGATCGGCTGTACGACGAGCATCTCGAGGAACTACGACGAGAGGGAGAGCTGAAATGA